A single region of the Winslowiella toletana genome encodes:
- a CDS encoding MFS transporter → MMKDATSYSLTNAIGATRRAFFIAGFTLAAWAPLIPLARDRMMADNGTMGLVLLAFGLGSLLMMPLSGMLAARFGCRLVFTAATGLVLATLPALVLTDEPSSLGTSLFIFGAGIGAMDVVVNIHAVRVEKLAGRPIMSGFHALFSIGGIAGSGIASLLLSYGFTPLLTVSLLIAGVLLLLLRTAGRLLREPESTDAPLFALPKGIVILLGFLCFIAYIMEGAMLDWSGILLTSENHVNAQHAGIGYILFACAMTAGRLSGDRLIKAFGRFRIFLFSSLIATLGYGCVIVGGHLMIMLAGFFLIGCGLSNLVPILFTAAGRQQVMHGALAVAAISSIGYSGILLGPALIGAVAHLYSLAWAFMLVTIMSLCLPLCSNIMRQR, encoded by the coding sequence ATGATGAAAGATGCAACATCCTATTCACTTACAAACGCCATCGGGGCAACGCGAAGGGCTTTTTTTATCGCCGGCTTTACACTGGCCGCCTGGGCCCCTTTAATTCCGTTGGCCAGAGACCGAATGATGGCAGACAATGGCACAATGGGCCTGGTGCTACTGGCTTTTGGCCTCGGTTCCCTGCTGATGATGCCTTTATCTGGCATGCTGGCAGCACGTTTTGGCTGCCGCCTGGTTTTCACTGCCGCTACGGGGCTGGTGCTGGCCACACTTCCGGCGCTGGTGCTCACTGACGAGCCCTCCTCGCTGGGCACGTCCCTGTTTATTTTTGGTGCCGGTATCGGCGCTATGGACGTGGTAGTCAACATTCATGCCGTGCGGGTTGAAAAACTGGCTGGGCGCCCTATCATGTCTGGCTTCCACGCCTTATTCAGCATCGGCGGTATCGCCGGCTCTGGCATTGCCAGCCTGCTATTGAGCTATGGTTTTACGCCGCTGCTCACGGTAAGTCTGCTGATCGCAGGCGTCCTGTTGCTGCTGCTACGCACCGCCGGCCGTCTGCTTCGGGAACCGGAATCCACCGACGCTCCGCTGTTTGCGTTACCAAAAGGGATTGTTATTCTCCTCGGTTTCCTGTGCTTCATTGCCTACATTATGGAGGGAGCGATGTTGGACTGGAGCGGTATTCTGCTGACCAGCGAAAATCACGTCAACGCCCAACATGCGGGTATTGGCTATATTCTTTTTGCCTGCGCCATGACGGCAGGCCGACTGTCCGGAGACCGCTTGATCAAGGCCTTTGGCCGCTTTCGGATTTTTCTCTTCAGCTCACTAATCGCTACACTGGGCTATGGCTGCGTCATCGTCGGCGGACACCTGATGATTATGCTGGCTGGTTTTTTCCTGATCGGTTGTGGATTATCCAATCTGGTACCCATTCTCTTTACCGCGGCGGGCCGGCAGCAAGTGATGCACGGCGCGTTGGCCGTTGCAGCGATCTCCAGCATTGGCTACTCCGGCATTCTGCTGGGACCAGCGCTGATTGGTGCCGTGGCTCATCTTTACAGCCTCGCCTGGGCATTCATGCTGGTCACGATAATGTCCCTCTGCCTGCCGCTGTGCAGCAATATTATGCGCCAGAGATAG
- a CDS encoding HAD family hydrolase — MSTLSVIFDIDGVVVDSEQLHFDVLSGLLPEHTRGVTAEQLIGLSLEETLLKIGIDAAQHGNLTRRIVAAYQASLGPRYLRPGIRGLVHGLSERGIPFGFVSTAPRDICLANLATLALPQEPPLVAGDDITRTKPWPDPYLAMLAHLDVAAAQTIVVEDTDLGIQSATAAGITQVYAWPHALSGSERYHQAHAVIETLNDIAPLRAIQAVSA, encoded by the coding sequence ATGAGCACACTGAGTGTTATTTTCGATATCGACGGCGTAGTGGTCGACAGCGAACAGCTGCACTTTGACGTCCTCTCCGGGCTGCTTCCTGAGCACACTCGCGGGGTGACGGCTGAGCAGCTGATCGGCCTCAGTCTGGAAGAGACGCTATTGAAGATCGGAATTGATGCCGCACAGCATGGCAATCTGACACGCCGTATTGTCGCGGCATATCAGGCCTCGCTGGGGCCTCGCTATCTGCGACCGGGGATTCGCGGTCTCGTTCATGGACTGAGCGAACGAGGTATTCCGTTCGGCTTTGTCTCTACCGCGCCGCGGGATATTTGTCTGGCTAACCTGGCCACACTGGCGCTGCCACAGGAACCACCGCTGGTTGCCGGCGACGATATCACTCGCACCAAACCATGGCCCGATCCCTATCTGGCCATGCTGGCGCACCTTGATGTCGCCGCCGCACAGACAATAGTGGTTGAGGATACTGACTTAGGAATTCAGTCCGCCACAGCAGCCGGCATCACGCAAGTCTATGCCTGGCCGCACGCACTGTCCGGGAGCGAGCGCTATCATCAGGCACACGCAGTGATCGAAACGCTGAATGATATCGCACCCTTAAGGGCAATACAGGCGGTCTCCGCCTGA
- a CDS encoding zinc-dependent alcohol dehydrogenase, with protein sequence MKALKFNAVWDITPVEVPSLSCIDADDVIVAIEVCGICGTDVGIITGDYPVAVPGTTLGHESTGTVLAIGSDVSRFKPGDRVVINPTYSCGTCRMCQIGNMNHCEQKHGTEAGVSYDGTFADQYRTKESALLALDDNVSFEAGALTEPLSCTLTGVDKLNITHSALRAAVIGAGPMGLLYLWSLYLRGITAFMVEKNPHRLAFARGVLPDGCRLYTDFAEAMACEYGNDALLDLCVDTTGYLAETVFARLAPGGKLLNVALKDATANLDVLKIADKSLSIIGSIDSLNNSFERAYALIRDGKIPAERLVSHHFTFDDYRQAFATVGCDIDGKTPRPITEPGCKVMLRIRSQAREEQV encoded by the coding sequence ATGAAAGCCCTGAAATTTAACGCCGTATGGGATATTACTCCCGTTGAAGTGCCCTCGCTTTCATGCATTGATGCTGATGACGTCATCGTCGCGATTGAAGTCTGCGGTATATGCGGTACCGACGTTGGTATCATCACCGGCGACTACCCGGTTGCCGTGCCCGGTACCACATTGGGGCACGAATCAACCGGCACGGTCCTGGCGATCGGATCCGATGTCAGCCGTTTCAAACCGGGTGATCGGGTGGTGATCAATCCGACTTACTCCTGCGGTACCTGCCGCATGTGCCAGATTGGCAATATGAATCACTGTGAGCAAAAACACGGCACAGAAGCCGGTGTGTCTTACGATGGTACGTTTGCCGACCAGTATCGCACCAAAGAGAGTGCCTTGCTGGCGCTGGATGATAACGTCAGCTTTGAAGCGGGCGCCCTGACCGAACCTCTGAGCTGTACCCTGACCGGCGTGGATAAATTGAATATCACGCACAGCGCCCTGCGCGCTGCCGTCATCGGTGCCGGCCCAATGGGGCTGCTGTATCTGTGGAGTCTGTACTTGCGCGGCATCACAGCTTTTATGGTGGAAAAAAACCCCCATCGCCTCGCGTTTGCTCGCGGTGTTTTACCAGATGGATGCCGCCTGTACACGGACTTTGCCGAAGCAATGGCCTGCGAATATGGCAACGACGCGCTGTTGGATCTCTGCGTCGACACCACGGGTTATCTCGCTGAAACCGTTTTTGCCCGACTGGCTCCGGGAGGAAAACTGCTGAATGTTGCGCTGAAAGACGCAACGGCAAACCTGGACGTGCTGAAAATCGCCGATAAAAGCCTCTCGATAATCGGATCGATCGACTCTCTGAATAACAGTTTTGAACGAGCCTATGCGTTAATCCGCGACGGAAAAATCCCGGCTGAGAGACTGGTCAGCCACCACTTTACTTTTGATGACTATCGTCAGGCTTTTGCCACCGTCGGCTGCGACATAGACGGAAAAACGCCGCGACCGATTACCGAACCGGGCTGCAAAGTGATGCTGCGCATTCGTTCCCAGGCAAGGGAGGAACAGGTATGA
- a CDS encoding class-III pyridoxal-phosphate-dependent aminotransferase, translating into MKNNRDNFDAMIGRFKGDGPYLRDGEVILIDAASGTFNLPFGYTHPRLTNKLKEQIERCAHLSSAYTKPMAENILAQLKPYLPVGINRIWLRDVSGSGAVEGAIRMAQKYTGRSGVISLFASHHGQSLATASISGNAFRLAHFANHIEGSFKIPTPDSVLADAADAESASAEFITELEDSFCYGSSGKVACLIMEPVLGNGGNIVLPVTFYRQIREFCTRHDIVLIADEVQTGFGRTGTFFASTGYANALQPDIIVFAKGAGGIGIPTGGILMKEKLDVLAAYEHSNTSGANPLSLTALHETIAIIEDEQLLDNVQRHEAYLRNALLGLQKKHPLISRVRGLGYMFGFDTPSPEIAAQAIELAASQGLIIRGSRYGKGSAIKIRPPLVCERRHLDEIIQKLDLAFTALESADRAMQEAI; encoded by the coding sequence ATGAAAAATAATCGTGATAACTTCGATGCAATGATCGGCCGTTTTAAGGGAGATGGGCCATATTTGCGTGATGGCGAAGTCATTTTAATTGATGCAGCTTCAGGGACGTTCAATCTGCCTTTTGGATATACACATCCGCGCTTGACAAATAAGCTCAAAGAGCAAATAGAACGCTGTGCGCATTTAAGCTCAGCCTATACCAAGCCGATGGCAGAAAATATTCTGGCGCAATTAAAACCCTATTTACCAGTCGGAATTAATCGTATTTGGCTGAGGGATGTTTCGGGCTCGGGGGCGGTAGAAGGAGCAATCCGCATGGCACAAAAATATACCGGCCGCTCAGGCGTAATCTCACTATTCGCCTCACATCACGGCCAGTCGCTGGCTACGGCAAGCATCTCTGGAAATGCTTTCCGCCTGGCACATTTTGCTAACCATATCGAAGGGTCATTTAAAATCCCTACGCCTGATAGCGTGCTGGCCGACGCGGCCGATGCCGAAAGCGCGAGTGCAGAATTTATTACTGAGCTTGAGGATTCTTTCTGTTACGGCTCGAGTGGGAAAGTGGCATGTCTGATCATGGAGCCCGTGCTGGGTAATGGCGGTAATATCGTCCTGCCGGTAACGTTCTATCGCCAGATCCGCGAGTTTTGTACCCGACATGACATTGTCCTGATTGCAGATGAAGTTCAGACCGGATTTGGTCGCACGGGAACATTCTTTGCCAGTACAGGCTACGCCAACGCTCTTCAGCCCGACATAATTGTCTTTGCCAAGGGCGCCGGCGGAATCGGTATTCCGACGGGAGGCATCCTGATGAAAGAGAAGCTCGACGTCCTGGCCGCTTATGAGCACTCTAATACCTCCGGTGCTAACCCGCTGTCGCTGACGGCGCTGCATGAAACCATTGCGATCATTGAAGACGAACAGCTGTTAGACAATGTGCAGCGTCACGAAGCATATCTGCGCAATGCTCTGCTGGGTTTGCAGAAAAAGCATCCGTTAATCAGCCGCGTCCGGGGATTGGGATACATGTTTGGTTTTGATACTCCCAGCCCGGAAATCGCCGCACAGGCGATTGAGCTGGCTGCAAGCCAGGGATTGATCATTCGGGGATCGCGCTACGGTAAAGGCAGCGCAATTAAGATTCGCCCGCCGCTTGTCTGCGAACGCCGTCACCTCGACGAAATTATTCAAAAACTGGACCTCGCTTTCACCGCGTTGGAAAGCGCGGATCGTGCTATGCAGGAGGCCATTTGA
- a CDS encoding MEKHLA domain-containing protein, with the protein MTEEMRALLILIDNSFRVHRGAPLLTPAGIADRLSWLHADAPYSLLAHDGSEDPRFIYANHCALRCFNYTQPQMLGMPSRFSASEEDREERKRLLDIVDQNGIADNYQGPRIDSQGKRFMIYDGIVWQVYDEQRASRGQAALFWPQPHDGQWLI; encoded by the coding sequence ATGACAGAGGAAATGCGTGCACTACTGATACTGATTGATAACAGTTTCCGCGTTCATCGTGGTGCTCCGTTGCTCACTCCTGCAGGGATAGCCGATCGACTAAGCTGGTTGCACGCTGATGCTCCTTACAGCTTACTGGCCCATGACGGCAGTGAGGATCCACGATTTATCTATGCTAATCATTGCGCACTACGCTGCTTTAATTATACGCAACCACAGATGCTTGGCATGCCTTCGCGCTTCAGTGCATCGGAAGAGGATCGGGAAGAGCGGAAGAGGTTACTTGATATTGTTGATCAAAACGGTATCGCTGATAACTACCAGGGGCCGCGTATCGACAGTCAGGGTAAGCGCTTTATGATTTATGATGGCATCGTCTGGCAGGTTTACGATGAGCAGAGAGCCTCACGAGGCCAGGCCGCACTGTTCTGGCCGCAGCCGCACGACGGGCAATGGCTTATTTAA
- a CDS encoding thiamine pyrophosphate-dependent enzyme: MNSTSATPTGNGYDLLVSRLGEWGITLYSGVTGGGVIHFLKHFPPFDADVDGRAALFTLGEYSAGFVPLGYYLASGKMAAAVATSGAATKLLTCGLSDAKLHDIPAVYLVPLSGAATEGLAPLQDTTRHGSNVPEQLRAECPDGVFLLDNISTLASTLTQARRQLDNAKPVVLVLMHEALVERVPASSPPLSPPEPAETDDIAVFLTQFRQAVSDKHLVILVGEEMARYKQASQMTEQLCQVLHAKAIWSINGANAVSRSNPYGYGYISFGGNDSSLSLYENLGENDVLMILGACPDEYTANLKKFSAANTFYLSNIRGAYGQIDNSFSHFATGEYHHVHAPLDSLLRSLTDEGRSEPFGNIPADIAPDYLNALPLTQPEAGYVNMAELYQRLDAWWPENSLGFDDVCLAYKDRQYVTQRPNDRIRFFSLYRGSAMGGAFGAAIGARLASPNSAVFVFTGDGCFRLFAGSMGEARDLGLTLFLLNNSRFSIVEQGLTQILPDVDPRNYHAEVRPLDYCALARASGWQAERLAVDLSNLHSLLAKCRTPGSVSMLIEVLVDPAHVLGTNPRVKNL, from the coding sequence ATGAATTCGACATCCGCAACACCAACAGGTAATGGTTATGATCTTTTAGTCAGTCGTTTAGGTGAATGGGGCATAACACTTTACAGTGGTGTTACTGGCGGCGGTGTAATTCATTTTCTCAAGCACTTTCCGCCATTTGATGCGGACGTTGATGGAAGAGCAGCATTATTCACCCTTGGTGAATACAGCGCGGGCTTTGTCCCTCTTGGATACTACTTAGCCAGTGGAAAGATGGCAGCTGCGGTTGCAACCAGTGGTGCCGCCACAAAGCTGCTGACTTGCGGGCTAAGTGATGCAAAACTTCATGATATTCCAGCAGTTTATTTAGTGCCCTTATCGGGTGCAGCGACGGAAGGATTGGCCCCACTGCAGGATACCACGCGCCATGGCAGCAATGTGCCAGAACAGCTGCGCGCGGAGTGCCCTGATGGCGTATTCCTGCTTGATAATATCAGTACGCTGGCGAGCACTTTGACCCAGGCGCGCCGCCAGCTTGATAATGCAAAACCGGTAGTGTTAGTGCTGATGCATGAGGCACTTGTCGAACGGGTGCCTGCCTCATCTCCCCCCTTGTCGCCTCCTGAACCGGCAGAGACTGATGATATTGCCGTGTTTCTTACTCAATTCCGTCAGGCGGTATCCGATAAGCATCTGGTTATTCTGGTTGGCGAGGAGATGGCGCGCTATAAGCAGGCGTCACAGATGACTGAGCAGCTGTGCCAGGTGTTACACGCTAAAGCCATCTGGAGCATTAATGGTGCGAATGCGGTGAGCAGATCTAACCCTTACGGCTATGGCTATATCTCCTTTGGTGGCAATGACAGCAGTCTCTCGCTGTATGAAAATCTGGGTGAGAATGATGTGCTGATGATTTTGGGTGCCTGCCCGGATGAATATACGGCCAATCTAAAAAAATTCAGTGCCGCCAACACTTTTTACCTCAGTAATATTCGCGGCGCCTACGGCCAGATAGACAACAGTTTCAGCCATTTCGCAACGGGCGAATATCATCATGTCCATGCTCCGCTGGATAGCCTGCTCCGTTCCTTGACTGATGAAGGGCGCAGCGAGCCATTTGGCAATATCCCGGCTGATATCGCCCCTGATTATCTGAATGCCCTTCCTCTTACTCAACCGGAAGCGGGGTATGTCAATATGGCCGAACTTTATCAGCGGCTTGATGCCTGGTGGCCGGAAAACTCACTCGGATTTGATGATGTGTGTCTGGCCTATAAAGATCGCCAGTATGTTACACAGCGCCCTAACGATCGCATTCGTTTTTTCTCTCTCTATCGGGGTTCAGCGATGGGGGGGGCTTTCGGCGCGGCGATTGGAGCCCGGCTGGCCAGCCCGAACAGTGCCGTATTTGTGTTTACCGGAGATGGATGTTTTCGACTGTTTGCCGGTTCAATGGGAGAGGCGCGCGATCTTGGCTTAACTCTCTTTCTGCTAAATAACTCTCGATTTTCCATCGTCGAACAGGGATTAACACAAATTTTGCCGGACGTTGATCCTCGAAACTATCATGCAGAAGTGCGGCCGCTGGATTACTGTGCACTGGCTCGCGCCTCAGGCTGGCAGGCGGAGCGCTTGGCGGTTGACCTGTCTAATCTGCATTCGCTACTTGCTAAATGTCGAACACCCGGCAGCGTTTCTATGTTGATTGAAGTTCTGGTCGACCCTGCGCATGTGCTGGGTACTAATCCCCGGGTAAAAAACCTATAG
- a CDS encoding glycosyltransferase has protein sequence MMMYSTFNNAKETGDNMSDRKAYEKKEIIMLYPRLGLKKNGLVMAMLKRANILAQRDYNVTILTVEYDAELSHVYNNMIENGVLSKQVRFQNVYSLFQKIQPGDVDAGREIKPYTPVASEGYVQDTNNNFIFKKGKFEKRYEITRSDGSLSYINYFNDNKIIMRAKYDAAQKLSCIQQISEGKITSVSLFDADGKLKIINNYKVDDKSSELQSIILFNPQGFIETTLTSEKELFLHALDTFYNRDDTLYYFIIDRAIYFSQALFLHKKPNYVYIGTIHAAHYVNPADSHSRVNSHYKHYFDNAHQLDALVFLTKKQKQEAEERFKFNNVSVEIPHVYDKKIAKYNAERKPFSCISVGRFDPVKRLPELIRIFSRVVQAIPEASLKLYGYGSELAKMQAAIEQYDLSNHVEICEYTESVDLVYQSADLMLFTSRSEGYGLVIMEALANQCPVVSYKINYGPEEMIVDGVNGFLVEDKQDEQFAQSVISALKDRKGLKAMQKNAAKLAKNYTANDFSQRWGELFMQVEISRNNNNSAV, from the coding sequence ATGATGATGTACAGCACATTCAATAATGCAAAAGAGACCGGTGACAATATGAGCGACCGCAAAGCATACGAGAAGAAAGAGATCATCATGCTTTATCCCCGGTTGGGATTAAAGAAAAATGGCCTGGTCATGGCGATGCTGAAAAGAGCTAATATTCTCGCTCAGCGCGACTATAATGTCACCATTCTTACGGTTGAGTATGATGCTGAGCTTAGCCACGTCTATAACAATATGATTGAGAATGGCGTGCTCAGTAAACAGGTTCGCTTTCAGAATGTGTACTCACTGTTTCAAAAAATTCAGCCTGGCGATGTCGATGCTGGCAGAGAGATTAAGCCGTATACTCCGGTTGCCAGTGAAGGTTATGTGCAGGATACTAATAATAATTTTATCTTTAAGAAAGGCAAGTTTGAGAAGCGATATGAGATTACGCGCAGTGACGGTTCGCTGTCCTATATAAATTATTTTAACGATAATAAAATAATTATGCGCGCTAAATACGATGCCGCGCAGAAATTAAGCTGTATTCAACAGATCAGCGAAGGAAAAATAACCTCAGTATCACTGTTTGATGCCGACGGTAAACTAAAAATAATTAATAATTATAAGGTGGATGACAAGTCCAGTGAACTGCAAAGTATCATTCTGTTTAATCCGCAAGGGTTCATTGAAACCACGCTGACGTCAGAAAAAGAACTGTTTCTGCATGCACTGGACACCTTCTACAATCGCGATGACACGCTTTACTACTTTATTATTGATCGGGCGATTTATTTTAGTCAGGCATTATTTTTGCATAAAAAACCGAACTATGTTTATATCGGTACTATTCATGCTGCTCATTATGTTAACCCAGCGGACAGTCATTCGCGGGTAAACAGCCACTATAAGCACTATTTTGACAATGCCCATCAACTGGATGCGCTGGTTTTTCTGACTAAAAAGCAGAAGCAAGAGGCTGAGGAACGCTTTAAATTCAATAATGTCAGCGTTGAAATACCTCATGTTTATGATAAAAAAATCGCAAAATATAATGCCGAACGTAAGCCCTTTAGCTGCATCTCTGTCGGGCGCTTTGATCCGGTTAAAAGGTTGCCGGAGTTGATCCGCATCTTCTCCCGGGTGGTGCAGGCGATCCCGGAAGCCTCGTTAAAGCTGTACGGTTATGGTTCCGAGCTGGCAAAAATGCAGGCGGCAATAGAGCAGTATGATTTGTCGAACCATGTTGAGATCTGTGAATACACCGAAAGTGTTGATTTAGTCTATCAGTCAGCCGATCTGATGCTGTTTACCAGTCGCTCTGAGGGTTATGGGCTGGTGATAATGGAAGCACTGGCAAATCAGTGTCCGGTGGTTTCCTACAAAATTAATTACGGCCCCGAGGAAATGATTGTTGATGGTGTTAATGGTTTTCTGGTCGAAGATAAACAGGATGAGCAATTCGCACAGTCGGTGATTAGCGCTTTAAAAGATCGTAAAGGCCTGAAGGCGATGCAAAAAAATGCCGCTAAGCTGGCAAAGAATTATACGGCTAATGACTTCTCCCAACGTTGGGGTGAGTTATTTATGCAGGTTGAGATAAGTCGCAATAATAATAACTCAGCGGTATAA
- a CDS encoding HlyD family efflux transporter periplasmic adaptor subunit has product MKNLPAETTTTAPSPFNLDDLDDEKGSRRSYTGSARIIIITFFLLLSAGVWAWFGVLDEVSTGSGKVIPSTREQVVQLLDGGVLTELSVHEGAMVQAGQVVARLDPTRYESNVGESAARYRASLAATARLRAEVNNQPLTFPQELEAFPELLASETRLYNTRREQLTESAARIKESLSLASRELAITQKLAKSGAASSVEVLRLQRQKADLDLKLTDLYSQYYVQAREEMAKGNAEVDSLSEVIKGRADSVTRLTVRSPVRGIVKNIKVMTIGGVIPPNGELMDIVPLDDRLLIEARLSPRDIAFIHPDQRALVKISAYDYAIYGGMEGVVEGISPDTIQDEVKPEIYYYRVFIRTNVDYLQNAAGHHFSIVPGMVATVDIKTGQKTIMEYLVKPFNRVKEALRER; this is encoded by the coding sequence ATGAAAAACCTGCCCGCTGAAACCACCACCACCGCACCTTCACCCTTTAATCTTGACGATCTGGATGATGAGAAGGGTAGCCGCAGGAGTTATACCGGCTCGGCGCGGATCATTATTATCACCTTTTTCCTGCTATTGTCGGCGGGCGTATGGGCATGGTTTGGCGTACTGGATGAGGTTTCTACCGGCAGTGGCAAGGTGATTCCCAGCACGCGTGAACAGGTGGTGCAGTTGCTGGATGGCGGCGTGCTGACCGAACTCAGCGTGCATGAAGGCGCGATGGTGCAGGCAGGGCAAGTGGTGGCACGGCTTGATCCGACGCGTTACGAATCGAATGTTGGAGAGAGCGCCGCGCGTTACCGTGCTTCACTGGCCGCGACTGCGCGTTTGCGTGCAGAAGTGAATAATCAGCCCTTAACATTTCCGCAAGAGTTAGAGGCTTTTCCTGAACTGCTGGCTTCGGAAACGCGTTTATACAATACGCGCCGCGAGCAGCTCACTGAGTCAGCTGCCCGGATTAAAGAGTCGCTGTCGCTGGCGAGTCGCGAGTTGGCGATTACGCAGAAACTGGCAAAAAGCGGTGCGGCCAGTAGCGTTGAGGTGTTACGTCTGCAGCGGCAAAAGGCCGACCTCGATCTGAAACTGACCGATCTCTATTCGCAGTATTATGTGCAGGCTCGTGAAGAGATGGCGAAGGGCAACGCTGAAGTTGACTCGCTGAGCGAGGTGATTAAAGGCCGCGCTGACTCGGTTACCCGTCTGACGGTGCGCTCGCCGGTGCGCGGCATTGTAAAAAATATCAAGGTGATGACCATCGGCGGCGTCATTCCACCGAATGGCGAACTGATGGATATCGTGCCATTAGACGATCGCTTACTGATTGAGGCGCGCCTGTCGCCGCGCGATATCGCCTTTATTCATCCCGACCAACGCGCGCTGGTAAAAATCTCGGCTTATGACTATGCAATTTATGGCGGCATGGAAGGCGTTGTAGAAGGAATTTCCCCCGACACGATCCAGGATGAGGTCAAACCGGAGATTTACTACTATCGCGTGTTTATCCGCACCAACGTCGACTATCTGCAAAACGCAGCCGGCCATCATTTTTCGATTGTGCCGGGGATGGTGGCCACGGTGGATATTAAAACCGGCCAGAAAACCATCATGGAATATCTGGTGAAGCCTTTCAATCGGGTAAAAGAAGCGCTGCGCGAGCGTTAA